The genomic segment TATAATGTGCTTTGAGCTCTATACTATTCCCTCCAAAGCCACCGTTATTATTTTGTACCACTTTAGTAATTGCTGCCACTGGCTGCATTATTTCTTCTGCTGTATACGTATCCCCGTTGTATTGTATTGTCAAACGATAAGTTTCACCAATTACAGGAACAAAATTCGAACATCTGTATTCACCAGTGTTAGGGGCTTCAACAAAATTAAATTTTTGATTTTTACTATTTTCAACACTTACAATTGCACCCTTTGCTATATTAGGCGAAGTGCTATAAAAGCTAGTTGTAGTACTAAGTTTAATTTTTTGAACATTTCCAGCACTTCCTTTTTTCCATGTGATAGCCGCTTCAATAACTAATTTTGGGGCTGCAGTGTCTAAATCTAACTGAATTACTTCTTCGCAACTAACAAGTAAGAAGCTCCATATTATGAACGATAAATAATATATGTTTTTCATACTTTCTAAAATTTAAAATTATAACTGACAGCTGGAACTATTCCGAAAATTGAGGTTTTTATGGCCTCATTGTTTCCTGTGTCACTATTTTGCCTAAAATTGATAGCAGCTGCATTTTTTCTGTTGTACAAATTATAAATACTAAACACCCATTCACTTTTTGTACTTCGCGAACTATTTTTACTTGGTGATAATGTAGCGGATATATCCAAATGGTGGTATGCAGGTAACCTGTTTTCATTTCGTAATCCATAACTTGGTACAGTGATTCCTAAATATTGATATTGTCCATTAGGAAAGGTCACAGGTTGTCCAGATTGTAATGCGAAATTCGCACCAAAAGACCATTTTTTATTTAACTCATAGGCACTTGTAATGGCTAAGTTATGGGTTTTATCGAAAGCTGATTTGTACCATTCTCCATTATTAATACCTGTTTCTAAAATTGTTCTTCCAGGAGTTTGTTGTTCAGATCTAGATAATGTGTATGAAATCCAACCGTTGAATTTCCCTTCATTTTTCTTTAACATGATTTCTAATCCATAAGCCCTCATTCTTCCGTTTAAAATTACTTGCTCTAATGCGTTATTTGCAATTAAATCAGCTCCATCAATATAATCGATACGGTTTTGGATTTTTTTATAATAACTTTCAATTTCTAAGGAATACTTATTTTCAGAAAAATTCGTAAAATATCCAACCGCTACTTGGTCTGCAATTTGAGGTTTTATGAATGAGTCACTTGGAGTCCATACATCTAATGGAGTAGGAGAAGCGGTATTGGAAACTAACTGAAGGTATTGAACCATTCTATTGTAACTCGTTTTAATAGATTGAGAGTCATTTACTTGGTAAGCTAGTGAAAAACGAGGTTCTAGATTTCCGAAATTTGTGATGGTTTCATTTTTTTTATAATTCTGAACCCCTATTGGAGTTGCTTTTTCATAAATCTGCATTTCAGAATTAAATAAAACAGGGTTGTTGTTTTCGTAAATATTTATTTTTGAATTACCTAAACGATAAAATAAACTGTATCGTAAACCATAAGAAATAGCAATTTTATCAGATATTTCTTGCTCAGCATCTAAATAAGCGGCTGGTTCAAAAGCATATTTTTTGTCAAGTTGAGCAAAGTTGATGCCTGAATTTGGATCTGAAGGTCTAATAATACCAGGATTGAAATCATAATAAATGGCGTTTATTCCATAATTCAATTTGAATTTATCAGAAATATAATTTTTTAAATCGTACTTGATATTGTAATTCTTTATTCCAGAATCCCATTTAAATCCCACGAAATCCAAATCTAATC from the Flavobacterium ammonificans genome contains:
- a CDS encoding DUF4249 family protein yields the protein MKNIYYLSFIIWSFLLVSCEEVIQLDLDTAAPKLVIEAAITWKKGSAGNVQKIKLSTTTSFYSTSPNIAKGAIVSVENSKNQKFNFVEAPNTGEYRCSNFVPVIGETYRLTIQYNGDTYTAEEIMQPVAAITKVVQNNNGGFGGNSIELKAHYIDPAVVKNFYLYRFTYATQVTSNFYTDEDVFFNGNEFFSISQNDDIKPGDKVEINHYGISRTYFNYMSVLVSIAGNSGGGPFQSPPATVRGNVINTTKKENFPLGYFSLSEYDSVNYIVK
- a CDS encoding TonB-dependent receptor translates to MKLEKLKRIIKSKLVIFLFLFSCFYTSAQEKYTLSGTISDSNSNETLIGVTVFIPELKTGVLTNEYGFYSITLPKGKYSIRINYSDYQNLDEVLELNQNLKINYKLIPKENVLREVIVTSSKNITDIRKPEMSVNKLSISTIKKMPVVLGEVDILKSILLLPGVTNAGEGASGFNVRGGGADQNLILLDEAMIFNSSHVFGFFSVFNPDAIKDLKLYKGGIPARYGGRASSVLDIYQKDGSSKGFHANGGIGLISSRLLLEGPIVKDKGSFLIGGRSSYAHLFLKLSEDQKDNAAYFYDLNTKLSYKINPNNNIFLSGYFGRDVFSLANSFTNIYGNSTLNLRWNHLFSDKLFSNLSLIYSDYYYGLDLDFVGFKWDSGIKNYNIKYDLKNYISDKFKLNYGINAIYYDFNPGIIRPSDPNSGINFAQLDKKYAFEPAAYLDAEQEISDKIAISYGLRYSLFYRLGNSKINIYENNNPVLFNSEMQIYEKATPIGVQNYKKNETITNFGNLEPRFSLAYQVNDSQSIKTSYNRMVQYLQLVSNTASPTPLDVWTPSDSFIKPQIADQVAVGYFTNFSENKYSLEIESYYKKIQNRIDYIDGADLIANNALEQVILNGRMRAYGLEIMLKKNEGKFNGWISYTLSRSEQQTPGRTILETGINNGEWYKSAFDKTHNLAITSAYELNKKWSFGANFALQSGQPVTFPNGQYQYLGITVPSYGLRNENRLPAYHHLDISATLSPSKNSSRSTKSEWVFSIYNLYNRKNAAAINFRQNSDTGNNEAIKTSIFGIVPAVSYNFKF